The Raphanus sativus cultivar WK10039 chromosome 2, ASM80110v3, whole genome shotgun sequence genome includes a region encoding these proteins:
- the LOC108816768 gene encoding folate synthesis bifunctional protein, mitochondrial produces MLMMGKLGTMIHTGRFLLRRFSEPPPAVAMARVSFHRYYSSKFISLVSPPFSSLLRPQALSSSAFSSSATTTTRVEVDSTEHEVVIALGSNIGNRMNNFREALRLMKRGGICVTRHSCLYETAPVHVTDQPRFLNAAVRGVTKLPPHELLTVLKTIERDMGRTDGVRYGPRPLDLDILFYGKMRIASDKLIIPHERLWERSFVLAPLVDLLGTSVDNDTVAHWHSLALHPGGIHQAWERLGGETLVGQDGIQRVLPIGDELWDFTSRTHVMGILNLTPDSFSDGGQFQSLDSAVSRVRSMVSEGADIIDIGAQSTRPMATRISSQEELDRLLPVLEAVRGLPEMEGKLISVDTFNSEVASEAISNGADILNDVSAGSLDSNMHKVVAESGVPYMAMHMRGDPCTMQNEENLQYGDDVCKDVASELYMRVRDAEISGIPSWRVMIDPGIGFSKRVEHNLDIITDLPKIREEMAKRSIAVSHAPILIGPSRKRFLGDICGRPEAADRDAATVASVTAGILRGANIIRVHNVKDNADAAKVCDAMLRRRRRSKG; encoded by the exons ATGTTAATGATGGGAAAATTAGGAACCATGATCCACACCGGTAGATTCCTTCTCCGCCGCTTCTCTGAACCTCCACCTGCGGTTGCTATGGCTCGCGTCTCCTTCCACCGATACTACTCATCCAAGTTCATCTCTCTCGTGTCTCCACCATTTTCCTCTTTATTAAGACCTCAAG CATTAAGTAGCTCAGCTTTCTCATCTTCAGCAACAACAACTACAAGAGTCGAAGTTGACTCTACAGAGCATGAAGTCGTCATCGCCTTGGGAAGCAACATCGGGAACAGGATGAACAACTTCAGAGAAGCTTTGCGTTTAATGAAGCGCGGCGGCATTTGCGTAACCAGACACAGCTGTTTATACGAAACAGCTCCGGTTCACGTGACCGACCAACCGAGGTTTCTCAACGCTGCGGTGAGAGGCGTCACCAAGCTTCCACCTCACGAGCTTTTGACCGTTCTCAAGACGATCGAGAGAGACATGGGGCGTACGGACGGTGTACGTTACGGACCAAGACCGCTTGACTTGGACATACTCTTCTACGGGAAGATGAGAATAGCTTCCGATAAGCTAATCATACCACATGAGAGGCTCTGGGAAAGGTCGTTTGTATTAGCACCTTTGGTTGATTTGCTCGGGACATCTGTTGATAACGATACGGTCGCGCACTGGCACTCGCTCGCATTACATCCCGGTGGAATTCACCAAGCGTGGGAGAGGCTAGGTGGAGAGACACTGGTTGGACAAGACGGTATACAAAGGGTGTTACCAATAGGAGATGAGCTTTGGGATTTTACCAGCAGAACCCATGTGATGGGTATACTTAATCTAACACCTGACAGCTTTAGTGATGGTGGACAGTTTCAGTCGTTAGATTCTGCGGTTTCTCGGGTTCGATCAATGGTCTCTGAAGGGGCTGATATAATTGATATCGGTGCACAGTCTACACGACCAATGGCCACTAGAATATCTAGTCAAGAAGAGTTGGATAGACTTTTACCAGTCTTGGAAGCTGTTCGTGGTCTGCCAGAGATGGAAGGGAAGCTCATATCCGTTGATACTTTCAACTCCGAGGTTGCTTCAGAAGCTATAAGCAACGGAGCTGACATTCTGAACGATGTATCTGCAGGAAGCTTAGACTCGAATATGCATAAGGTTGTTGCAGAATCTGGGGTGCCTTATATGGCCATGCACATGAGAGGAGATCCATGTACAATGCAGAACGAAGAGAATCTGCAGTACGGTGATGATGTATGCAAGGATGTTGCTTCTGAGCTATATATGCGTGTAAGAGATGCAGAGATCTCTGGGATTCCATCTTGGAGGGTTATGATCGACCCAGGGATTGGGTTCTCAAAGAGAGTAGAACACAACTTAGATATTATAACTGATCTACCGAAAATCCGGGAAGAGATGGCTAAGAGAAGCATAGCAGTGTCTCATGCTCCTATACTTATAGGACCTTCAAGGAAGAGATTCTTGGGAGATATTTGTGGGCGTCCTGAGGCTGCTGACAGAGATGCTGCAACTGTTGCTTCTGTTACTGCTGGCATTTTAAGAGGTGCTAATATCATTAGAGTTCATAATGTTAAAGATAACGCAGATGCTGCAAAAGTATGTGACGCAAtgctgagaagaagaagaaggtcgaAAGGATGA
- the LOC108841977 gene encoding molybdate transporter 1, translating to MESQSGTSPPETPKRSPFTGIFHKLKSNLVFRSKLSEINGAMGDLGTYIPIVLALTLAKNLDLGTTLIFTGIYNAVTGAVYGVPMPVQPMKSIAAVAISSTAEEFGIPEIMAAGICTGGILFVLGVSGLMQFVFNIIPLSVVRGIQLSQGLAFAMSAVKYIRKEQNFSKSKSVGDRPWLGLDGLVLALVCVLFIVLVNGDGEEEEEEEGERNGSRRKRVSIIRKVISNVPSALLIFLLGVVLAFIRKPSIVHDIKFGPSKIKLVRMDKKAWKNGFLKGTIPQLPLSVLNSVVAVCKLSYDLFPEKKFSATSVSMTVGLMNMVGCWFGAMPTCHGAGGLAGQYKFGGRSGGCVALLGVAKLVLGLVLGSSLVGIMDKFPVGVLGALLLFAGIELAMAARDMNTKGDAFVMLVCTAVSLGSNAAIGFVVGIVLYVVLWMRNYGRVKPTNLPVQVDQHP from the coding sequence ATGGAGTCTCAGTCTGGGACTAGTCCACCCGAAACCCCAAAGCGTTCTCCGTTCACCGGAATATTCCACAAACTGAAGTCCAATCTCGTGTTCCGGTCAAAGCTCTCCGAGATAAACGGTGCAATGGGCGATCTCGGCACCTACATACCGATCGTCCTCGCCTTAACTCTCGCCAAGAATCTGGACTTAGGCACGACGCTGATATTCACCGGCATCTACAACGCCGTAACCGGAGCGGTTTACGGCGTACCGATGCCGGTCCAACCGATGAAGTCCATAGCAGCAGTGGCGATTTCGTCGACCGCGGAGGAGTTCGGTATACCGGAGATCATGGCCGCGGGAATATGCACCGGAGGGATCTTGTTCGTGTTGGGGGTCTCCGGTCTGATGCAGTTCGTGTTCAACATCATCCCTTTGTCGGTCGTTAGAGGGATTCAGCTGTCGCAAGGGTTAGCCTTTGCGATGTCTGCGGTTAAGTATATTAGGAAAGAGCAAAACTTTTCCAAGTCCAAAAGTGTTGGCGACAGGCCGTGGTTAGGGCTTGATGGTTTGGTCTTGGCTTTGGTTTGTGTTCTCTTTATAGTTCTGGTGAATGGAGatggggaagaagaagaggaggaggagggagagagAAATGGTTCAAGAAGAAAAAGGGTTTCGATTATAAGGAAGGTTATATCTAACGTACCGTCTGCTctgttgatttttttgttgGGTGTTGTGTTGGCTTTTATAAGGAAGCCTAGTATCGTGCATGATATTAAATTTGGACCGTCGAAGATCAAGTTAGTGAGAATGGACAAGAAAGCATGGAAAAACGGGTTTTTGAAAGGGACGATTCCGCAGTTACCTCTCTCTGTTCTCAACTCTGTTGTGGCTGTCTGTAAGCTTTCTTACGACTTGTTCCCCGAGAAAAAGTTCTCGGCTACGTCCGTTTCGATGACTGTTGGGTTGATGAATATGGTTGGATGCTGGTTCGGGGCGATGCCTACTTGTCATGGAGCCGGTGGGTTAGCCGGGCAGTATAAGTTCGGTGGGAGGAGTGGTGGGTGTGTGGCACTGTTGGGAGTAGCTAAGTTGGTTTTGGGACTGGTCTTGGGAAGTTCGTTGGTGGGTATAATGGACAAGTTTCCGGTTGGTGTGCTGGGTGCTTTGTTGCTGTTTGCAGGTATAGAGCTTGCGATGGCTGCTAGGGATATGAACACGAAGGGAGATGCGTTTGTGATGCTTGTTTGTACAGCTGTTTCTTTGGGCTCAAATGCTGCGATAGGATTTGTTGTTGGGATTGTTCTGTATGTGGTTCTGTGGATGAGGAACTACGGGAGGGTCAAGCCGACCAACCTTCCTGTTCAAGTTGATCAACATCCTTGA
- the LOC108839545 gene encoding aspartyl protease UND-like, with amino-acid sequence MTISLTLRTTILISLIAFTCSNRCTSHPRLAPRLLHSKSNKIQESPKKNTGYLHSKPPPASRLDNKWTTDTVSIISHITPITRPAAFLANISIGNPPVPQLLLIDTGSDLTWIQCLPCKCYPQSVPFYRPSRSSTYRDASCEFAPHAMPRISHDERTKTCQYYLLYRDNSSTRGTLAEEKLTFQTSDDGLVSEHDIVIGCGQDNSGFTQYSGVLGLGPGKFSIVTRNFGSKFSYCFGSLTDPTNPHNILILGDGARTEGDPTPLSIFQDRYYLDLQAISLGHKLLDIKPDVFKRYGSQGGTVIDTGCSPTILAREAYDTLFEEIDFILGDVHTRVKDWDQYTKPCYEGHMKLDLLGFPVVTFHFAGGAELTLDFKSLFVESDNGDRFCLAVSMNTFDDMSVIGAMAQQHYNVGYDLLTMNVYFQRCSLQLIFLERLVGN; translated from the coding sequence ATGACTATCTCGCTAACATTGCGTACCACCATTCTTATCTCCCTAATCGCATTCACGTGCTCCAACCGATGCACATCGCATCCCCGACTTGCGCCAAGGCTACTACactcaaaatcaaacaaaattcaAGAATCACCAAAGAAAAATACAGGTTACTTGCATTCCAAGCCACCTCCCGCTTCCCGTCTAGATAACAAGTGGACCACAGACACAGTGAGTATCATCTCACATATAACTCCTATCACACGTCCAGCAGCATTCCTCGCGAACATCTCTATAGGCAACCCACCAGTCCCACAACTTCTACTCATAGACACAGGTAGTGACTTGACTTGGATCCAATGCCTTCCCTGTAAATGTTACCCTCAGTCAGTTCCATTTTACCGACCTTCAAGATCTTCCACTTACCGTGACGCTTCGTGCGAATTCGCACCACACGCCATGCCCCGAATCTCCCACGACGAAAGGACCAAAACTTGCCAATACTACCTCCTTTACCGCGACAATTCAAGCACTAGAGGTACCTTAGCTGAAGAAAAGCTCACGTTTCAGACATCAGACGACGGTTTGGTCTCTGAACACGACATTGTAATAGGCTGCGGACAAGACAACTCCGGTTTCACTCAGTACAGCGGCGTGCTAGGTTTAGGTCCAGGTAAGTTCTCCATAGTAACCCGCAACTTCGGCTCTAAATTCTCTTACTGCTTCGGTAGCTTAACCGATCCGACCAACCCTCACAACATTCTTATCCTCGGAGACGGCGCCAGAACCGAAGGCGATCCAACCCCTTTAAGCATATTCCAAGACCGTTACTACCTTGACCTCCAAGCAATCTCCTTAGGTCATAAACTTCTGGACATCAAACCCGATGTTTTCAAGAGATATGGCTCCCAAGGAGGGACCGTCATCGACACGGGTTGCTCACCGACGATCCTAGCTAGAGAAGCTTACGACACACTCTTTGAAGAAATCGATTTTATTCTAGGAGATGTACACACACGCGTTAAAGATTGGGACCAGTACACGAAGCCTTGCTATGAAGGGCACATGAAGCTTGATCTCTTAGGGTTTCCCGTCGTCACATTTCATTTCGCTGGCGGCGCTGAGCTGACGTTAGACTTTAAGAGTTTGTTTGTTGAAAGTGACAATGGAGATAGATTTTGCTTGGCCGTGAGTATGAACACGTTTGATGATATGAGTGTTATTGGTGCCATGGCTCAGCAGCATTATAATGTTGGTTATGATCTTTTAACCATGAATGTTTATTTCCAGAGATGTTCTCTTCAATTGATATTTTTAGAAAGATTAGTAGGTAATTAA
- the LOC108842160 gene encoding subtilisin-like protease SBT2.6 codes for MAMGCKVVVLFALFFTVSAEIYIVTMEGDPIISYKGGVNGFEATAVESDEKIDTTSELVTSYARHLERKHDMLLGMLFEEGSYKKLYSYKHLINGFAAHLSPAQAEVLRRAPGVKHLSRDWKVRKLTTHTPQFLGLPTDVWPTGGGYDRAGEDIVIGFIDSGIFPHHPSFASHHTAVPYGPHPSYKGKCEDDPHTKISFCNGKIIGAQHFAEAAKAAGAFNPNVDFASPMDGDGHGSHTAAIAAGNNGIPVRMHGYEFGKASGMAPRARIAVYKALYRLFGGFVSDVVAAIDMAVHDGVDILSLSVGPNSPPATTKTTFLNPFDATLLGAVKAGVFVAQAAGNGGPFPKTLVSYSPWITTVAAAIDDRRYKNHLTLGNGKMLAGIGLSPSTRPHRSYKMVSANDVLLGSSGVRYNPSDCQKPEVLNKKLVEGNILLCGYSFNFVAGSASIKKVAETAKHLGAAGFVLVVENVSPGTKFDPVPSCIPGILITDVSKSMDLIDYYNVTTSRDWTGRVKEFKAEGSIGDGLEPILHKSAPEVALFSARGPNTKDFSFQDADLLKPDILAPGSLIWSAWSENGTDEANYVGEGFALISGTSMAAPHIAGIAALVKQKHPQWSPAAIKSALMTTSTVMDRAGRPLQAQQYSDTETVTLVKATPFDYGSGHVSPSSALDPGLVFDAGYEDYLGFLCTTPGIDAHEIRNFTNTPCNYKMKHPSNFNSPSIAISHLVRTQTVTRRVTNVAEEEETYTITSRMEPSIAIEVSPPAMTLRAGASRSFLVTLTVRSVTGAYSFGQVTLKGSRGHKVSLPVVALGHKR; via the exons ATGGCTATGGGGTGTAAAGTTGTTGTCCTTTTCGCACTCTTCTTCACTGTGTCAGCAGAGATTTACATTGTGACTATGGAAGGAGATCCTATCATTAGTTACAAAGGCGGTGTTAATGGCTTCGAAGCAACTGCTGTGGAGTCTGATGAGAAAATTGATACTACAAG TGAACTGGTGACATCATACGCCCGTCACCTCGAGAGGAAACATGATATGCTTCTTGGAATGCTCTTTGAAGAAGGATCATACAAAAAGCTTTACAGCTATAAACACCTCATCAATGGATTTGCAGCTCATCTCTCCCCTGCTCAG GCGGAAGTGCTTCGTCGTGCTCCTGGTGTGAAACACCTAAGCAGAGATTGGAAAGTGAGGAAGCTCACCACACATACACCACAATTTTTGGGATTACCAACCGATGTTTGGCCAACGGGTGGTGGTTACGACAGAGCAGGAGAAGATATTGTTATTGGCTTTATCGACTCAGGGATTTTCCCTCATCATCCTAGTTTTGCTTCTCACCACACTGCAGTACCTTATGGTCCTCATCCTAGTTATAAAGGGAAGTGTGAAGATGATCCTCATACTAAGATTAGCTTCTGCAACGGGAAGATCATAGGTGCGCAGCATTTTGCTGAAGCTGCTAAAGCAGCTGGTGCGTTTAACCCAAATGTTGACTTTGCTTCACCAATGGATGGTGATGGACATGGAAG TCATACAGCAGCTATTGCAGCTGGGAACAACGGTATACCTGTGAGGATGCACGGCTATGAGTTTGGAAAAGCAAGTGGGATGGCTCCTCGTGCTAGGATTGCTGTTTATAAAGCTCTATATAGGCTTTTCGGAGGGTTTGTATCTGATGTGGTTGCTGCCATTGATATG GCTGTTCATGATGGAGTTGATATTTTGAGCCTCTCGGTTGGTCCAAACAGTCCTCCAGCTACTACAAAGACAACTTTCTTAAATCCATTCGATGCTACGCTTCTTGGTGCTGTGAAAGCTGGTGTGTTTGTTGCTCAAGCTGCTGGCAACGGTGGTCCCTTTCCCAAGACTCTTGTTTCATACAGCCCTTGGATCACCACTGTAGCTGCTGCTATCGATGATCGCAGATACAAGAACCATCTGACACTTGGAAATGGAAAAATGCTCGCCGGAATAGGATTATCTC CTTCTACTCGGCCTCATCGTTCGTACAAAATGGTATCAGCAAATGATGTTCTGCTTGGTTCTTCTGGCGTGAGATACAATCCGTCAGATTGTCAGAAACCAGAGGTCTTGAACAAAAAGTTGGTCGAAGGAAACATTCTTCTCTGTGGATATTCGTTCAACTTTGTTGCTGGTTCAGCTTCCATCAAGAAAGTTGCTGAAACAGCCAAGCACCTAGGCGCTGCTGGATTCGTACTCgttgtagaaaatgtttctccAGGCACAAAATTCGATCCTGTCCCTTCTTGCATTCCAGGGATTCTGATCACAGATGTCTCTAAGTCAATG GATTTGATTGATTACTACAATGTCACCACGTCAAGAGACTGGACGGGAAGAGTGAAGGAGTTTAAAGCTGAAGGAAGCATTGGAGATGGTTTGGAACCTATTCTTCACAAATCAGCACCTGAAGTGGCTTTGTTCTCAGCTCGAGGACCCAACACTAAAGACTTCAGCTTTCAGGATGCTGATCTTCTCAAACCAGATATTCTTGCTCCGGGCTCTCTCATATGGTCTGCTTGGTCTGAGAATGGAACTGACGAGGCTAACTATGTCGGTGAAGGATTTGCATTGATTTCTGGCACAAGCATGGCTGCGCCACACATTGCTGGTATAGCTGCTCTGGTGAAACAGAAGCATCCTCAGTGGAGTCCAGCTGCTATCAAATCGGCTTTGATGACAACTTCAACAGTCATGGACCGAGCAGGAAGGCCTCTCCAAGCACAGCAGTACTCTGATACAGAGACGGTGACGCTTGTTAAAGCAACTCCGTTTGATTATGGAAGTGGTCATGTCAGTCCAAGCTCTGCTCTAGACCCTGGTCTCGTCTTTGATGCTG gttatGAGGATTACTTAGGTTTCTTGTGCACCACGCCTGGTATCGATGCCCACGAGATAAGGAACTTCACAAACACTCCATGCAATTACAAAATGAAACATCCTTCGAACTTCAACTCGCCATCCATAGCCATTTCCCATCTCGTGAGAACACAAACCGTAACAAGAAGAGTGACGAATGTTGCAGAAGAGGAGGAAACATACACAATCACATCGAGAATGGAGCCATCCATCGCCATTGAAGTGAGTCCTCCTGCGATGACACTTAGAGCCGGAGCTTCGAGAAGCTTCTTGGTGACTCTAACAGTGAGATCTGTGACCGGAGCTTATAGCTTCGGACAGGTTACTTTGAAAGGAAGCCGAGGGCATAAAGTGAGTCTCCCAGTGGTTGCCTTGGGACACAAGCGATAA